The Mycobacterium paragordonae genome includes a region encoding these proteins:
- a CDS encoding SPFH domain-containing protein, which produces MTWQIVMFVLSLIAAGVAALGWLVSREDKARNRRRTAVIGALAAAVLFFLLGCFTIVGTRQIAIVTTFGRPTGVSLNNGFHGKWPWQMTHQMDGAVQIDKYVKDGNHDERIMVRLGNQSTAWADVSIRWQLKQPAAPELFQQYKTFDNVRVNLIERNLSVALNEVFAAFNPLDPQNLDVSPLPNLAKRAADLMRKDVGGQVDIFDINVPTIQYDQGTEDKINQLNQQRAQTSIAVESQRTAEAQAKANEILSRSISNDPNVVVQNCITAAINKGISPLGCWPGTTAMPTVPVPGR; this is translated from the coding sequence ATGACGTGGCAGATCGTGATGTTCGTCTTGAGCCTGATCGCGGCCGGCGTTGCGGCCCTCGGCTGGCTGGTCAGCCGCGAAGACAAGGCCCGCAACCGGCGCCGGACGGCGGTCATCGGAGCGCTGGCGGCCGCGGTGCTGTTCTTCCTGCTGGGCTGTTTCACGATCGTCGGGACCCGCCAGATCGCGATCGTCACCACCTTCGGACGCCCCACCGGGGTGAGTCTGAACAACGGATTCCACGGCAAGTGGCCCTGGCAGATGACGCACCAGATGGACGGCGCGGTGCAGATCGACAAGTACGTCAAGGACGGCAACCACGATGAGCGCATCATGGTGCGACTGGGCAACCAGTCCACCGCCTGGGCCGACGTCAGCATCCGCTGGCAGCTCAAACAACCCGCGGCTCCCGAACTCTTCCAGCAGTACAAGACGTTCGACAACGTGCGCGTCAACCTGATCGAGCGCAATCTGTCGGTCGCTCTCAACGAGGTGTTCGCCGCATTCAACCCGCTGGACCCGCAAAACCTGGACGTCTCGCCGCTGCCCAACCTCGCCAAGCGCGCAGCGGACCTGATGCGCAAGGACGTGGGCGGGCAGGTCGACATCTTCGACATCAACGTGCCCACCATCCAGTACGACCAGGGCACCGAGGACAAGATCAACCAGCTCAACCAGCAGCGCGCCCAGACCTCGATCGCGGTGGAGTCGCAGCGCACGGCCGAGGCTCAGGCCAAGGCGAACGAGATCCTGTCGCGCTCCATCAGCAACGACCCCAACGTGGTTGTGCAGAACTGCATCACGGCGGCGATCAACAAGGGCATCAGCCCGCTGGGTTGCTGGCCGGGTACCACGGCGATGCCCACGGTGCCCGTCCCCGGACGGTAG
- a CDS encoding DUF4267 domain-containing protein, whose product MAIDRAALIAGSIRLASGISFLVDPIKANKLWGDPDDQTATAQLLLRSMGYRDALIGGLLATSALRGKNTRGWFLASGGADAADLLGGLSVHGQLKRSQQIIGLGGAIVGVGVGLWGAARPAKRVEQVPAAD is encoded by the coding sequence ATGGCCATCGATCGTGCCGCTCTCATCGCGGGCAGTATCCGACTCGCTTCGGGGATCTCGTTCCTCGTCGACCCCATCAAGGCGAACAAACTGTGGGGGGACCCGGACGATCAGACCGCGACGGCGCAACTGCTGTTGCGGTCGATGGGCTACCGCGACGCGTTGATCGGCGGGCTGCTCGCCACATCGGCGTTGCGCGGCAAGAACACTCGCGGCTGGTTCCTGGCCTCCGGCGGCGCGGACGCGGCTGACCTGTTGGGCGGGCTGTCCGTGCATGGTCAGCTCAAGCGGTCCCAACAGATCATCGGCCTCGGCGGCGCGATTGTCGGTGTGGGCGTGGGGCTTTGGGGTGCGGCCCGGCCGGCCAAGCGGGTTGAGCAAGTGCCCGCCGCCGACTAG
- a CDS encoding PPOX class F420-dependent oxidoreductase, whose amino-acid sequence MNLNDAARELIGKGADATLITLNPDGSPQVSLVWVALQSTPDGDEIVTAHLSEHKKVRNVRNDPRVALTVVSTDDPHGEMRPYLAINGTARIVEGGAPELLKELAQTLSDPDVFPPADAPPGFLTRIRIDKVGGIGPWS is encoded by the coding sequence ATGAACCTCAACGACGCGGCACGTGAACTCATCGGCAAGGGCGCAGATGCCACGCTGATCACCCTCAATCCCGACGGCAGTCCTCAGGTGAGCCTGGTCTGGGTGGCGCTGCAGTCCACCCCGGACGGCGACGAAATCGTCACCGCACACCTAAGCGAACACAAGAAGGTGCGCAACGTCCGTAACGATCCCCGTGTCGCCCTCACCGTCGTCTCGACCGACGACCCGCACGGTGAGATGCGCCCGTACCTCGCCATCAACGGCACGGCACGCATCGTCGAAGGCGGTGCGCCGGAACTGTTGAAGGAACTCGCGCAGACGCTGTCGGACCCGGACGTGTTCCCGCCGGCCGATGCGCCACCGGGATTCCTGACCCGCATCCGCATCGACAAGGTCGGCGGCATCGGTCCCTGGAGCTAG
- a CDS encoding LLM class F420-dependent oxidoreductase: MRFGILTFITDEGIGPIELGPALEQRGFDSLFLAEHTHIPVTHDSPYPSGGPIPRKYYRPLDPFVALSAVAATTRTLLLGTGIALLPERDPIVTAKEVASLDLVSQGRFMFGVGVGWLRQEVANHGVDPAVRGRVSDERLSAMIEIWTQEEAEFHGKYVDFDPIYCWPKPATKPHPPLYVGGGGPASFKRIARFNAGWIALSPSPELLAGPLEELRAFAGPDVPVTVCQWGEATAQTLEGYAPLGVERVLLDLETAPRDESLRRLDELVELARLT, from the coding sequence ATGCGCTTCGGAATTCTGACGTTCATCACCGACGAGGGCATCGGCCCGATCGAATTGGGACCGGCACTCGAGCAGCGGGGCTTCGATTCGCTGTTCCTCGCCGAGCACACGCACATCCCGGTCACCCATGACAGCCCCTATCCCAGCGGCGGTCCGATTCCGCGGAAGTACTACCGCCCTCTCGACCCGTTCGTGGCACTTAGCGCAGTGGCCGCCACCACTCGAACACTGTTGCTGGGCACCGGAATTGCGCTGCTGCCGGAACGGGATCCGATCGTCACGGCCAAGGAGGTCGCTTCCCTGGATCTCGTCTCGCAGGGCCGATTTATGTTCGGGGTCGGCGTCGGATGGTTGCGGCAAGAGGTTGCCAATCACGGCGTCGATCCCGCGGTGCGTGGGCGGGTGTCCGATGAGCGGCTAAGCGCGATGATCGAGATCTGGACGCAGGAGGAGGCCGAATTCCACGGGAAATACGTTGATTTCGACCCGATCTATTGTTGGCCGAAGCCCGCGACGAAACCGCATCCGCCGTTGTATGTGGGTGGCGGGGGACCGGCCAGCTTCAAGCGCATCGCCCGGTTCAATGCCGGGTGGATCGCGCTCAGCCCGTCCCCGGAACTGCTGGCGGGTCCGCTGGAGGAGTTGCGTGCGTTCGCCGGCCCCGATGTCCCGGTGACCGTATGCCAGTGGGGTGAAGCCACGGCGCAGACCCTCGAGGGTTATGCGCCGCTGGGGGTGGAGCGGGTCTTGCTCGATCTGGAGACGGCGCCACGCGATGAGTCGCTGCGTCGATTGGACGAGTTGGTCGAGCTCGCGCGACTGACGTGA